A stretch of Desulfotignum phosphitoxidans DSM 13687 DNA encodes these proteins:
- the ppcB gene encoding phenylphosphate carboxylase subunit beta: MKDMRDFVAVCEEKGLLKRITAEVDWNLELSHIAKLNEEAQGPALLFDNVKGYKSPVITSACTTVERLAIIMGMPEDSTLTDLYVGWEEKAKKPIPPTYVDKAKAPCKQNIMMGDDVDLYKFPVPQYYPLDGGRFYGTAHFIITKDPDSGWVNLGTYRSQLLAKDKIGTQFIKGKHADIMLKKYQKLKQPMPVASIVGCDPILFLLGAARVGAFTSEYDVAGAFRGQAIEIVKGEVVDLPIPAHAEIVVEGFVDAEKFMEEGPFGEYTGYYSGVGTDPRNFIDVKCVTYRDNPIFWGTTVGRAVTDSHMTMALSYGATLWQQLKEMRIPGLKAVYCPPEGAGRFLAIISMTQMYPGHADQVLTAAISTEMGAYGLKTVIVVDDDIDPWDIPRVMYALSFRFQPNRSQVIKRGRSTPLDPSLPIETRDITGRLLMDATIPYEWKNKPIPIELDPDMVERVKERWSELGF; encoded by the coding sequence CAGCAGAAGTTGACTGGAACCTGGAATTATCCCATATCGCAAAATTAAATGAAGAGGCCCAGGGACCGGCCCTTTTATTTGATAATGTAAAGGGATACAAAAGCCCTGTGATTACCAGTGCATGCACAACGGTGGAACGGCTTGCCATCATCATGGGTATGCCCGAAGATTCAACCCTGACCGACCTGTATGTGGGATGGGAAGAAAAAGCAAAAAAACCCATTCCACCCACCTATGTCGATAAAGCAAAGGCCCCCTGCAAACAAAATATCATGATGGGTGATGATGTCGACCTGTATAAATTTCCGGTTCCGCAATATTACCCCCTGGATGGCGGCAGATTTTACGGGACAGCCCATTTTATCATTACAAAAGATCCTGATTCCGGCTGGGTCAATCTGGGAACATATCGAAGCCAGCTGCTGGCCAAAGACAAAATCGGTACCCAGTTCATCAAAGGCAAACACGCGGATATCATGCTTAAAAAATACCAGAAGCTCAAACAACCCATGCCGGTTGCCTCCATTGTCGGCTGTGACCCGATTCTCTTTCTTCTCGGAGCGGCACGGGTGGGGGCGTTTACCAGTGAATATGATGTGGCAGGGGCGTTCAGGGGCCAGGCCATTGAAATCGTTAAAGGAGAAGTGGTGGACCTTCCCATCCCGGCCCATGCGGAAATTGTGGTGGAAGGTTTTGTGGATGCGGAAAAATTCATGGAAGAAGGTCCGTTCGGGGAATATACCGGATACTATTCCGGCGTTGGAACAGACCCCAGAAATTTCATTGACGTCAAGTGTGTGACCTATAGAGATAATCCCATCTTCTGGGGAACCACTGTCGGCCGCGCTGTAACCGATTCTCACATGACCATGGCACTGTCCTACGGCGCAACGCTCTGGCAGCAGCTCAAGGAGATGAGAATCCCCGGACTCAAAGCGGTGTATTGTCCGCCCGAGGGTGCCGGCCGCTTTCTTGCCATCATCTCCATGACCCAGATGTATCCCGGGCATGCAGACCAGGTTCTGACAGCCGCCATTTCAACTGAAATGGGTGCATACGGTCTCAAGACCGTGATCGTGGTGGATGATGATATCGATCCCTGGGATATCCCCCGGGTCATGTACGCTTTGAGTTTCAGATTCCAGCCCAACCGCAGCCAGGTCATCAAGCGCGGGAGATCAACGCCTCTTGACCCGTCTTTGCCCATTGAAACAAGGGACATCACCGGCAGGCTCCTTATGGACGCCACCATCCCGTATGAGTGGAAAAACAAACCCATACCCATTGAACTGGATCCTGACATGGTTGAAAGGGTCAAAGAAAGATGGTCTGAACTCGGATTTTAA